A window from Peromyscus eremicus chromosome 1, PerEre_H2_v1, whole genome shotgun sequence encodes these proteins:
- the LOC131898331 gene encoding sulfotransferase 2A1-like — protein sequence MPDLLSFEGIPLPGIVVEKEFIEEICDKFMIRDEDTVILSYPKSGTNWLIETVCLIQTKGNPKWIQSVPIWDRSPWIENKASYQKLISKEGPRLLTSHLPFHLFPKSFFSSKAKVIYLIRNPRDVLVSGYFFWHKKKIGKNPKSLTTYFEWFLKGNVVYGSWFEHTCAWLSMREKDNFLLLSYEDMKQDTKSIIKKICEFLGKKLEPDELDMVLEYSSFQAMKENKMSNFSLIPENTVTHNLVLLRKGISGDWKNHFTVAQAEAFDKVFQEKMADFPPGLFPWE from the exons ATGCCAGACTTACTTTCGTTTGAAGGAATACCTTTACCTGGCATAGTGGTTGAAAAAGAATTTATTGAAGAAATTTGTGATAAGTTTATGATCAGAGATGAAGACACAGTCATACTGTCTTACCCCAAATCAG GAACTAACTGGCTGATTGAGACTGTCTGCTTGATTCAGACCAAGGGAAATCCAAAGTGGATCCAATCTGTGCCCATTTGGGACCGCTCCCCCTGGATAGAGAATAAAGCATCATATCAAAAGTTGATCAGTAAGGAAGGACCACGcctcctcacctcccacctccccttccatctTTTCCCCAAGTCTTTCTTCAGCTCCAAGGCCAAG GTGATCTATCTCATCAGAAATCCCAGAGATGTTCTTGTGTCTGGTTATTTTTTCTGGCATAAGAAAAAAATTGGTAAGAATCCAAAGTCACTGACAACTTATTTTGAATGGTTCCTCAAAGGAAATG TGGTATATGGATCATGGTTTGAGCACACATGTGCCTGGCTGTCCATGAGAGAAAAGGACAACTTCCTGCTACTGAGCTATGAAGACATGAAACAG gacACAAAGAGCATCATAAAGAAGATTTGTGAATTCCTAGGAAAAAAATTAGAGCCAGATGAGCTGGATATGGTCCTCGAATACAGCTCCTTTCAagccatgaaagaaaataaaatgtccaatTTCAGTCTCATCCCTGAAAATACGGTTACTCACAATTTGGTTCTCTTGAGAAAAG GCATATCTGGGGACTGGAAGAATCACTTTACAGTAGCCCAAGCTGAAGCTTTTGATAAAGTGTTCCAAGAGAAAATGGCTGATTTCCCTCCAGGGCTGTTTCCATGggaataa